The genomic DNA TGCCATTGAGCACGGCGTGGGCCGCCAGGCCCACCACCAGGCCCCAGAACGCACCACCGATGCCCAACAGCGTGATGTTGGCCGCCGCAGCCAGGAAGGTGATCAGCGACGCTTCGCGCGTCTTCACGTCGGCCAGGGCAGTGGCCAAGCTGCCGCCGATGGTGCCCAGCAGCGCCAGGCCCGCCAGCGTCGTGATGAAGGTCGCCGGGAGGGCCATGAAGACGGCGGCCAGTGTGACCCCGAACACGCCTACGAGGATGTAGCTCACGCCTGCGGCGATGCCTGCAATCCAGCGCTTGGACGGATCTTCGTGCGCCTCCCGGCCCGTGGCGATGGCGGCCGTGATGGCGGCCACGTTGAAGGCATGCGAACCGAACGGCGCCATCAGCAGCGAGCCGAGCCCGGTCAGCGCCACGATGGGATTGGCGCTGGTCTTGAACCCGTCATTGCGCAGCACCAGCATGCCGGGCATGTACTGGCCGGTCAGCGTGATGAGAAACAGCGGCAAGGCCACGCTCAGCAACGCGTTGAGCGAGAACGCCGGCATGGTGAAGACCGGGGCGGCGAGCCTCAACGACAGTCCCGACAGGTCCACCCGGTCCTGCATGAGCAGAAAGAGCAGGCCCAGCGCCAGGATGCCCACGACGGCATAGCGTGCACTGAGCCGCTTGAGCACCAAGTAGGTCGCGATCAGCAAGCCAGCCAGTACCGGATCGATGCCCATGCCGCCGAAAGCCTGGATGCCGAACTGCAGCAGGATGCCCGCGAGCAAGCCTGCGGCCACGCCCGGAGGAATCAGCCGGATCAAGCGGTCGAACCAGCCTGACAGCCCCAGCGCCACAAAGGCCGCGGCAGAGATCAGGTACGCGCCCACCGCTTCGGCATAGGGCGTGGTCGCCAGCGCCGTCACCAGGAACGCTGCAGCCGGCGTGGACCACGCGGTAATGATCGGCTCGCGCGTCCGCCAGCTCAGCACCAGCCCCGTGACACCCACGCCAATCGAGATCGACCACACCCACGATGCCGTCAGCTCCGGGCTCAGGCCTGCCACCCTGGCCGCCTGGAACACGAGAATGAAGGTACCGCCGTAGTTGACGATGACGGAAATGAGGCCCGCAACAATGGGATGGGCGAGATCGGACCAGCGGGAAGAGGAGGCGGGCGGTGGGGACGGCATGTGGGATCGGGGCTCCTGAAAGTGGCGCCATGGAGCGGGCCATGGTGCTGATTTATAGACTTGAAATGGCATACTGTGCCCAGCCAATTTTTCAATGAGATACCGGCCAATTGTTCAAGCATGCGCAACTTGAATCCGTGAAAGCCTGGGTGCTCGATCCAGCGCATGGCGCTTTGCCCCTGCACGCGCGCATTCAGCGCGCCATCCGGCAACTCATCCTCGACGGTGCGCTGGAGGTGGGGGCACCGCTGCCTGCGTCGCGCGCACTGGCAAAGTCGCTGGGCCTGTCTCGCGACACGGTGGAGGCGGCATACAGCCAGCTGCATGCCGACGGGTTTATCGAACGGCGCGTGGGCAGCGGCAGCTTCGTTTCGGAGAGGGCTCAGCGTTTGCGGGGGCGGGGCACGGGGCGGCGCCCTGCGGCACGGCGGGAACCTCTGCGGTTGAGCCAGCGCGGATCGGCCATGTTCCGCGGCGGTGGGGTGCGGGACTTTCTGGCTCCCCGCCCGTTCGCTCCCGGCGTGCCGGAAACGCGCGGCTTCCCGCTGGCCACCTGGGAGCGGCTGGAGCGGCAGGTGCTGAAGGACTGGGGCACCACGGCACTGCTGCACAGCCCACCGCAAGGGATGGAGCCGCTACGGCGTGCGATTGCGAACTACGTCAATCTCGAACGCGGCGCGCATGCCACGGCCGAGCGTGTGCTGGTGCTCACCAGCTCCCAGCAGGCCCTGACCCTGTGCGCTACCGTGCTGCTGGACGCTGGCGACCGCATCTTCGTTGAAGACCCCGTGTACCACGGCGCGCGCAAGGCGTTCGACGCCGCGGGGCTGGAATGTGTGCCCGTGCCGCTGGATGGGGAGGGAATGCGGGTGGAGCCTCTGCGCAAGGCGCGGCAACCGGGCAAGGCGGTGTTTCTCACGCCTTCGCATCAATTTCCGACCGGAGCGACCCTGGCGCTGGACCGGCGGCTGGACATCATCGAATGGGCCCGGCAGCACCAGGCCTGGATCATCGAGGATGACTACGACAGCGAGTTCCATTACGCGGGCAAGCCCACGGCCTGCGTGCAGGGCCTGGACCCGAACCAGCGAACGATCTACATCGGCACATTCACGAAGTCGATGTTTCCGGGCTTGCGCATTGCCTTCATGGTGCTGCCGCCCGAACTCGTGGCTCCGATGACCGCCGCACGCACCCTGCTGGATGGCCACAGCGCGCCGATTCCGCAACTGACCCTGGCGCGCTTCATGGAGGGTGGCCATTTCGGGGCCCACGTGCGGACCATGCGTGCCGTCTATTGTGAGCGGCGCGATGCCCTGGAACTGCTCGTGCGCAGGCACCTGGCGGACTTCGTCGAGCCTGAAGTGCCGGACGGCGGCATGCAAATGCCCTGCCGGTTCATTCGCGACATTCCCGAGCTGGAAGCCATGGGCGCAGCGCAGCGTGCCGGTATCGATCTGCTGGGACTGACGCCATTGCATGCAGCGGGCACGAGCCGGGCCGGATTCCTCATGGGATTTGCCGCGTATGCGCCGAAGGAACTGGAGACCGCTGTGAAGAAGCTCGCGCAGGTGTTGCGCACGCTGGATCGTTGAAGGCGGCCGCCCAGTCCGTGGCTGGGAAGGTTTCGGATCCGTCGAGGTTGCTGCCGAAGCCCCATGGCCATTCTGTGGATGCGCAGCGCGGCCATCCACCCGCAGCGACACCCCCCAGCCGCAAGGCGCCCAGCGTATGGGGGCGGTCTGTCGGCTCATTGGCCACCGGCACGGGCCGGACAAGCCCGGGGTTGTCTTTCCTTCAGGCACATGCCGCGTCCGGGGTGAACGCGGGCGCAGGGCATCACCGCGCGGCATGTGCGGATTTCCAGCCTCTCCGGTTTTTTGGGATGGATTTTCATCCAGGAATGCGGGAAAGGTGCCGCCATGGAAATGGAAATCTCTTTGAAATCAATGACTTCCAAGGATGGCGCCGTGTGGCACATGCGTTGCTAGATGGACATTCGTTGATCGGTTCATCGATTGCAGAAATGGATGTCGTGTGAACCATCTTCTCGCGTGATTTCAAGCCGCCATGAACAAGGCGGCTTCGTCCAACACAGGTTCAGGAACCCCCATCTCCATGCTGTCACACCCCAAGCCGCACGCCCCTCCACCCTGCCTCCACCCGTCTTGCCAGGCAGTCATCGGCGATGACGGCGAGCGCCTGGGGCGTGCATGGGCGCCGCGCACTGCTGCCAAATTCCATCGATAGCCGGATTGCCGAGTGCCAGTCCTCCAACAAGACGGCGGATCGTTTGCCGCGGAACGGCCATCCGGGGCTGTCGGGGCAGTTCCGCTGCGGCATCGAAGGTGGTCGAAGGCTTTCCCTCCCATCGCCTGCGCATTGATGCTGGGTGCCTCGGTGGCATTCGCGAACCCGGCGGACTCCACCCCAGCTGCCACGGACCGCAGTTCCATGGCCTATGACCCGCAGCGGCATGATGCCTTGATCCTGGCGCACCGCGGGGGGCATGTCCCCCCGGCCCAAGCGCTGCAGCAGTTGAAGGACTGGCTCGACGTGCCATTGAGCGACAGCGTGCGCCAGCGTCTGGTCTCCGACGCCGTCGTGATGGCGACCGCCGGTGGTCAGTTCGCCGAAGCCGTGACATTGGGACGCCAGCAAACCCCGGCGGGGTTGAGCGACTACGCGCTGGAGACGCTCGCCGTGGCCGCGCGGCGCGTGCAGGACACCGCGTTGCAAGGCGACACCATCAGCATCTGGCGCGCGCGGCAGCCGCAGGCGCTCGGACCCCGCATCCACGAAGCTTTCTGGCGCCTCGACAGCGGAGATGTCGTGGGCGCGAAAACAATCAGCGAGGCGCTCATGCGGAAAGCGGCAGAGCACATCGAAGTCCGTGTCGCGCTGCTGGAGTTGCGCGCTGCCGTGGCCCGCGCCGAAGACCAGCCACTGATCGCGATGGCCGCCTACGCCGAGGCCGGTGCGCTGCGCCCCGAGCGCCTGGACATTCGCCGCGAGGCCGACTTTCTGCTCGCCGACAACGGCGCGGCGCCTACCGCCTTCGACGACGCCGAAGCGGCCGCAGGGAAAAACCCCGGCGCCTTTTCCGCGCTGGCGCTGTCCATGCTGCAGCAGAAGGCACTGGCCCAGCGGCTGCGCTGGGCCCTCCAGGAGCGCGACCAACGCCGGGGCGTGGCGCGCGTGGTCGCACTCGACAAGGTGCTGGCCGGCCAGGAGGCCGCCCTGGTCCGGCTCGAAGCCGCGGCGCAGCAGGCCCACGGCGCGGACGCCGAGGCCTGGCGCGTGCTGCGCAGGAATCTTGAGTCCGATCGGCTGCTCGCGCTGGTGGAGCGCGGCCGTCCCGGGGACGCCGTCGCGCTCTACGAAACCCTGAGCTTGGCGGGCATCGACCTGCCGTTCCACGGACTCGCCGCGGCGGCCCGCGCTTTCGCGCAGGAGCGCCGTTCGGCCGAGGCCGTGCCCCTGTATGAGGCCGCCATCGCGAAGGGCGGGGCGGACGTGCCGATGCCGGGCGAAATCCACTTCGGCCTGGTCTATGCCTATCTGGACACCGGCCGCTTCGAACAGGCTGAAGCCCTGCTCAAGCGGCTCGAGGAGAGCACGCCGGCGCTCACGCGCCTGGCACCCGAACCTGGCCGGCCCAACAGCCAATACACCGAGGTGATTGGCATGCGTGCGCTGATGCAGCTTTACACCGACCGGCTCGCGCTTGCTCAGCAGAGCTTCACGGCGCTGACGCTGGACGCGCCGCTCAACGCGGGCTATGCCCTTGGCGCCAGTCTCACCGAGCGCTTGCGCGAACGCCCCGAGGCCGGGCTCGCGCGCCTTGAGGCGCAGATGGCGGACCATCCCGACGACATCGGCATGCGCGTCGGCCATGTCGAGGCGCTGCTCGGTGCGGGCTGGTTCGGCGAAGCCCGCCAGCGCGCCGCATCGCTGGTGGCCGATGTTCCCGACAGCCTGCAGGTGCGCGACATGGAACGCAAGCGCGATACCCTCACCGGTGCGCGGCTTGAGGTCGACGCCGCGGCGTCGCGTGGTGGCGCCGTGATCGCCAGCAGCGAGTGGCGCATCGACAGCCGGCTGAGTTCGGGACTCATCGCAGACCAGTGGCGCGTGTTCTACGACCAGTCGCTCGCCCAGGGCAGCACCGAGGCCGGCAACGCCAAAAGGGTCCGTGGTGGCCTCGGCCTGCGCTGGCAGCGCGGTCCCTGGGTGGCCGAAGGTGCTCTGCAGCATGCCGCTGCCGGCCCCTACCGCAACGGGATGGCCGGTCGCGTCGATTACCGCGCCAGCGATGCCTGGCGGCTGTGGGCTGCCTACGATGGCGACAGCAAGGAACTGCCCTGGAAAGCGCGGGTGGCTGGCACAGGCGCGCGCGAGATGGCGGGCGGCGTGGGCCATGTGGTGAACGAGGCGCGCCGCTTCAACCTGCAGTGGCAGCGCCTGGATTTCAGCGACGGCAATGTGCGCAGCGGCCTGGGCCTGGGCTGGACCGAGCGCTGGGTCAGCACGCCGCGCGTCCAGGCCGAGACCCGGCTCGAGGCCGGCACGGGCCGTGGCCGCGTGCTGGACACGCCGTACTTCAACCCGCCGCGCGATGCCAGCGTGCGGCTTGCGGCGCGGGCCCAATGGCTCACGTGGAAGAGCGACGACCGGCAGTTCTTCCAGGCCATCGAGGTCGGTGGCGGCAACTATCACCAGCGCGGCTTCGGCAGCGGCCCGATGTGGAGCCTGCGCTATGAACACAGCTGGAGCCTGGGCCAGCGGCTCACGCTGCGCTACGGCCTGGGCATCGCCAGCCATCCCTACGACGGCGTGCGCGAACGACAGCGCAGCGTCTTTCTGAACTTCTCGATGCCCCTGCAGTGATGTTCGCAAAGAACACCTTCCCCTTCCTGCGGGCCGCCATGCCATGGCTGCTGATCGGGCTTGCGCTGTGCGCGCTGTCCCGGCTTGCGCCCGCCCAACCGCTGCCGCCGGCTGACCCCGACGATGGCGTGAGCTTTCGCGTGATCTCGTTCCATGACGTGCGCACCGGCGTGCGCGCCAGTTTCGAGAGCTCGCCCGATGCCACCGCCATTGACGACCGCACGCTCGTGGAGGTGTTCGCCTGGCTGCAGTACAGCGGCTACCACCCGGTGAGCCTGCAGCAGATCATCGACGCGCGTGCGGGCGGCCGGCCCCTGCCCGTCCGGCCCGTGCTGTTGACCTTCGACGACGGCTACCGCAGCGCCTACACCAAGGTGTTTCCGCTGCTCAAGCGCTACGGGTACCCGGCGCTGTTCGCGCTGGTGACGAGCTGGCTCGAGGTGCCCGAAGGCCAGCCGGTGCACTGGGGCGACAAGCCGGCGCCGCGCGAGAACTTCCTGCTCTGGCGCGAGGCCGCCGAAATGGCGCGCTCGGGCCTGGCCGAGTTCGCCAGCCACAGCGATGCCATGCACATGGGCATCCAGGCCAACCCGCAGGGGAACATGCTGGCGGCCGCCGCCACGCATCGCTACGATCCCGGGACCGGCCGCTACGAAGAAGATGCCGCCTACCTGCACCGCATCGAGACCGACCTGCGCCGCAGCCGGGAGATCATCGAGGCGCGCACCGGCGCCAGGGTCCGCGCCACCGTCTGGCCTTATGGCGCCTACAACGCGATGGCGCTGCGGGCCTCCGAGCGCGCGGGCATGCCGATCACCTTCACGCTGGACGATGGCCCCAATACGGCCGCCGTGCCGCTCGCACGCATCCGCCGCGCGCTGGCCGTCTACGACAATGCGGCGCCCGAATACGCCCAGCTCCTGCGCAGCCCTGCGGGCGGCGAGACGCGGCCTGTCAACCGCGTGATGCACGTGGACCTTGACTATGTGTACGACCCCGATCCGGGACAGCAGGAGCGCAACCTTTCGGCACTGATCGAGCGTGTGGCCGCCGTGCGGCCGCGCTCGGTGTTCCTGCAGGCCTACGCCGACCCCGATGGCGACGGCGTGGCCGATGCCATGTACTTCCCGAACCGCCATCTGCCCGTGCGCGCCGACCTGTTCGGCCGCGCTGCCTGGCAGCTGCGCAGCCGCGTCGGCGTGAAGGTCTATGCCTGGATGCCGGTGATGGCCTACCGTCTGCCGGCTTCGCATCCGCTGTCTGCCCATACGGTGATGACGCGGGGCGGCAAGGCGCCGGCCGACCGCTATCACCGGCTCACGCCCTTCCATCCGGCGGTGCGCACGCTGATCGGCGACATCTATGAAGACCTGGGCCGCTACACCTTCTTCGATGGCCTGCTGTTCCACGACGACGCAATGCTGGCCGACGACGAGGACGCCTCTCCCGACGCGCTGTCCGCCTACGCCCGCTGGGGCCTGCCGCCCGACGTGGGCGCCATCCACTCCGATCCGGCGCTGCGGTCCCGCTGGACCACCGCCAAGACCCGCCACCTCATCGAGTTCACCCAGGAGCTCCTGGGCCGGGTGGGCGCCTGGCGGCCGACGCTGGAAACCGCGCGCAACCTGTACGCCCGGCCCGTGCTCGAACCCGAGGCGGAGCAATGGTTCGCGCAAAACTACGAAGCATCGCTCGCGGCCTACGACTATGTTGCGCTGATGGCCATGCCGCGCATGGAGCGCGAGAGCGATGCCCAGGGCTGGCTTGCCCGGCTGGCGCGCCGCGCAGCCGACACCCCCCGTGGCCTGGACGGCACCGTGTTCGAATTGCAGGCCCGCGACTGGCATACCGGAAAGCCCGTGCCCAACGACGAGCTCACGCGCCAGTGGGCGCAGCTGCAGCGCGCAGGCGTGCGGCACCTGGGCTACTACCCGGATGACTTTCTTGGCAACCATCCCTCGCTCGACACGGTGCGCCGCGCGATCTCGGTGCGCAAGCTGCTGCCGCGCGCGCTGCGCTCGCCGGCGGGTGCCGCGGCGACGGTCCCTCCACAGACGGGGCCTGCGGTCCCTGCGCAGGCCGGGGAATCCCGATGACCTCCGGCCCGTGGCTCGTCCAGGCGCTGCCCTCGCTGCTCTTCGGTTTCGTTTTCTACTACCCGTTCTTCATGGCGTGGGTGTGGATGGCCGGCGGCCTTTCGCACGCGTGGGCGTTCGAACGCAAGGACGACGTAGAGACCGACCCTTTGCTGGCATTGCCCTCGCGGCCGTTCGTCACGGTGGTGGTCCCTTGTTTCAATGAGGCGCCTCACCTGCGAGAAGTGATCGAGCAGCTGATGCGCACGCGCTACCCGAACTATGAAGTGATCGCCGTCAATGATGGCAGCACCGATGGAACTGGCGAGCTGCTCGACGCGATGACGCTGGAGTTCAGCCGCCTGCGCGTGATCCACAACGCCAGCAACCAGGGCAAGGCCGTCGGCCTCAACACCGCGAGCCAGCTCGCGCGCGGCGAGTACATTCTCGGCATCGACGGGGACGCGCTGGTGGACCCCAACGCCATCGCCTGGATGCTGCGGCGCATGCTGGTCTCGGACCGCATTGGCGCCGTCACGGGCAACCCGCGCATCCGTACGCGCACCACGCTGCTCGGGCGCATGCAGGTGGGAGAGTTCTCCTCGATCATCGGTCTCATCAAGCGCTCGCAGCAGCTTGTCGGCACGCTGTTCACGGTGTCCGGCGTGCTCGCCATGTTCCGCCGCCGCGCGGTACTCGAGGTGGGCTTCTGGAGCCCCGATGTGCTCACCGAAGACATCGACATCAGCTGGAAGTTGCAGCTCCTTGGCTGGCGGCTGCGGTTCGAGCCGCGCGCGCTGTGCTGGATTCTGATGCCGGAAACCCTGCGCGGCCTCTGGAAACAACGCCTGCGCTGGGCGGTGGGCGGTATCCAGACCATACTGCGCATCACGCCCTCCATCCTGCGTCTGCGCAGCTGGCGCCTGTGGCTCATCTATGGCGAATACATGGCGAGCGTGGTGTGGGCCTACGCGATGGCGATCGTGCTGCTGATCAGCGCGATGCGTCCGCTGCTGCCGCAGGAGTCGGTCTGGCACTCCACGCTTCTTCCGCACTGGCAAGGCACGCTGCTGGCCATGACCTGCATCCTGCAGATGCTGCTGAGCCTGTGGATCGACCGGCGCTACGACCGCGATCTCATGCGCTATTTCGCGGGAACGATTTGGTATCCGATCGCATTCTGGACCATCACGATGACCACCACCGTGGTCGCGCTTCCCAACGCTCTGATGCGCCGCCGCGGCAAGCGCGCTGTGTGGACGAGCCCCGACCGAGGAGTCTCCGATGTCTCATGAGCCTGACGACCATTCCCTGCCGCCCGCGCCGCACGCCGACGTGCGCCCACCGAGCCGGCGGCATTCCTGGGGGCAGCCAGTGGGCGAGGAGCCGATCATCGATGCCGCCCGGGTTTCGCTGCAGGCGTTCGGCGCGGGCCGGTCGCCGCGGCGCACGCTCGCCATATACCTCTGGCTGCGCGTGCTGCGCCCTGCGCTCACCCTTGCGATCTGGTTCTGTGCGGTCTGGTACGCTTGGCCCTATGTGCTCAATGCCCGCTCGCAGCCCGAAGTGCTACATCTGCTTGGCCTGTACGCGGCAGTGATCGCCGCGATCCTTGTATCGATGTTGGTGGTGGCACCGTGGCGCCGCCGCCAGCATGAACGCGAGGCGCCATCCACCCATGAGCCATCGTCGCTGTCCGCATTGGCCTCCTACATTGACGTGCCGCCCGCCCGCCTGTCGTCCTGGCAGCGCACGCGGCAGCTGCTGGTTCACCACGACCATGAAGGGCAGCTCAGGGATGCCACCGACACCACCCCCGGGGAGCTGGAGCCCGAGCCCCCTGCATCGCGCCGGGGACGGCGCTGATGGAAGAATGGGCCTGCGCCGTGCAGGCAGGTTGACCCCACGGATCGCCCATGACGACACCCCGCAATGCCTCTTCGCTGCGGGTCTTGCCTGCGGCGGATCCGCTGCGCGATGCATCCTCGGGCGATCTCTCGATACCCGCCCGGGCGGGCACGACGCTCCGCTGGCGGTGGCGCCACGTTGTCGTGCTGGCGGCATGCGCGCTGTGCGGCGCGGTCGCCTATGTGGCCACCTTCACTTTCTATCGGGAAGAACAGGCCCGGGGCGCCGCGAAACGCCTCGAGTTTGTCGTGCTCAGCCTGCAGGCGCTCGTCCATCGCAACGAAGCCCTGCCAGGCATCATCGGACTCAAGTCAACGCTTGGCTCGCTGCTGGACACGAACACGCTGGCGGCCCAGGCCGCCGCCAACGCGTATCTTGAAACGGTGGCGAAGGCCTCCGGCATTTCTGCCGTCTACCTGCTGGATGCCGGCGGGACGACGCTGGCTTCGAGCAACTGGAACCAGGTGCTGACCTTCGTTGGCGAGAACTACGCCTATCGGCCTTACTTCAAGGATGCGATGGCGGGCCGCACCGGGCGCTTCTACGGCATCGGATCCACCACCGGCGAAGCCGGCTACTTCCTGGCGGCCGGCGTGGTGGCGCCGGGCGGCGCCCGCGGTGTGATCGCGGTCAAGCTCTCGCTCGAAAAGTTCGAGGAAGCCATGCGGCAGAGCACCGACGTGGTGATCCTCACGGACCGCGAGGGCGTGGTCATTCTCAGCTCCGTTCCCGAGTGGCGGTACCGCACCGTCGCCGCGCTCGCACCGGCCGCGCGCGAGCGCATCCGGCAATCGCGGCAGTATGGGGACCTGCCACTGCTCGCGCTGCCCGGGCCGGGGCTGGATTTCACCCGGTCCCACGCAACGCTCGCGCTTGAAGGGGGCATCACGCACTACACCATGGCGACCCATGCGAGCGAAGATCTGGGTTGGCGTGCCGCACTTCTGGTGGACCAGGCACCCTCGCGCCGCGCCGCCGTCCTGGCCGCACTGGCCGCCACCTCCGTCGCCGCCTTCCTGGGGGCGCTCACCGTCGGCTTTCAGGAAGGCCGGTATCGCCGTGAGGAGATGCGCAAAGCCAAGCGCGCGCTGGTGGAAGCGAGTGCCCGGCTCGAGCAGCGCATCATCGAGCGCACGGCGGATATCAGCCAAGCCAATGCCTCGCTGGAACGCAAGATCGAAGAACTGCGCCGTACCGAGGCGATTCTTCATGAGACGCGGGACGGTGCGGTGCACGCGGGCAAGCTCGCCGTGCTCGGGCAGATGTCTGCGGGCATGGGCCACGAGCTCAGCCAGCCGCTCACCGCGCTGCGGACCCTGTCGGACAACGCGATCACGCTGCTTGACGGCGCGCGCCTGGAAGAGGTGCGCGAGAACCTTCACCTCATCAGCGAACTCACCGCCCGCATGGGGCGCATCATGGCGCTGCTCAAGGCCTTTGCCCGCGCCGACAGCACCAGCCTCGAACCCGTGGCCATGGACATGGCGATCCATCATGCGCTCATGCTCGTAGAGTCTCGGCGGTGCGAGGTGCGGGCGGATATCCTGGTCAGCTCAACGCTGGCGACCCGCCCGGTGCGGGCCGACGCCACCCGGCTCGAACAGGTGCTCGTGAACTTGATGCGCAACGCGCTCGACGCGGTCGAGTCCCGGGCGGAGCGCCTGGTGAGGGTGGCGGTCCGGCAAAAGGGGCGCCATGCCGTCATCTCCGTCAGCGACACGGGCGGCGGCATCGCGCCAGAGGCCATGCAACGGCTGTTCGAACCGTTCTACACCACCAAGCCCGCGGGCGCGGGGCTGGGTCTTGGGCTCGCCCTTTCGCAAAGCATCGTCGAGAGCTTCGGCGGGCGCATCGAAGCGCGCAACCTGGACCGGCAGGGCGCGCTCTTCACCATCACGCTGGAGGTCTATTGATGCCCGTGCCACCCATCCCTGCCGACGAAAGGCCGCGAGTTCTCCTCGTGGATGACGAGCCCGCCGTGCGGCGCGGCCTCGAGCAAGCCATGGTGCTTGCCGGCATCACCGTGAAGGCGGTCGGCAGCGCGGAGGCCGCGCTGGATGTTTTCGAGGACGTGCAGCCGTGGGCCGTCGTGAGCGACGTCAAGTTGCCCGGCATGGATGGCCTGGAGCTGCTCAACAGATTGCGCCAGCATGATCGTGAAGTCGCGATGGTTCTCATCACCGGGCACGGGCACGTCGCCATGGCGGTGCAGGCAATGCGCGAAGGCGCCTACG from Acidovorax sp. A79 includes the following:
- the pgaC gene encoding poly-beta-1,6-N-acetyl-D-glucosamine synthase; this translates as MTSGPWLVQALPSLLFGFVFYYPFFMAWVWMAGGLSHAWAFERKDDVETDPLLALPSRPFVTVVVPCFNEAPHLREVIEQLMRTRYPNYEVIAVNDGSTDGTGELLDAMTLEFSRLRVIHNASNQGKAVGLNTASQLARGEYILGIDGDALVDPNAIAWMLRRMLVSDRIGAVTGNPRIRTRTTLLGRMQVGEFSSIIGLIKRSQQLVGTLFTVSGVLAMFRRRAVLEVGFWSPDVLTEDIDISWKLQLLGWRLRFEPRALCWILMPETLRGLWKQRLRWAVGGIQTILRITPSILRLRSWRLWLIYGEYMASVVWAYAMAIVLLISAMRPLLPQESVWHSTLLPHWQGTLLAMTCILQMLLSLWIDRRYDRDLMRYFAGTIWYPIAFWTITMTTTVVALPNALMRRRGKRAVWTSPDRGVSDVS
- a CDS encoding PLP-dependent aminotransferase family protein, whose translation is MFKHAQLESVKAWVLDPAHGALPLHARIQRAIRQLILDGALEVGAPLPASRALAKSLGLSRDTVEAAYSQLHADGFIERRVGSGSFVSERAQRLRGRGTGRRPAARREPLRLSQRGSAMFRGGGVRDFLAPRPFAPGVPETRGFPLATWERLERQVLKDWGTTALLHSPPQGMEPLRRAIANYVNLERGAHATAERVLVLTSSQQALTLCATVLLDAGDRIFVEDPVYHGARKAFDAAGLECVPVPLDGEGMRVEPLRKARQPGKAVFLTPSHQFPTGATLALDRRLDIIEWARQHQAWIIEDDYDSEFHYAGKPTACVQGLDPNQRTIYIGTFTKSMFPGLRIAFMVLPPELVAPMTAARTLLDGHSAPIPQLTLARFMEGGHFGAHVRTMRAVYCERRDALELLVRRHLADFVEPEVPDGGMQMPCRFIRDIPELEAMGAAQRAGIDLLGLTPLHAAGTSRAGFLMGFAAYAPKELETAVKKLAQVLRTLDR
- the pgaA gene encoding poly-beta-1,6 N-acetyl-D-glucosamine export porin PgaA, producing MAYDPQRHDALILAHRGGHVPPAQALQQLKDWLDVPLSDSVRQRLVSDAVVMATAGGQFAEAVTLGRQQTPAGLSDYALETLAVAARRVQDTALQGDTISIWRARQPQALGPRIHEAFWRLDSGDVVGAKTISEALMRKAAEHIEVRVALLELRAAVARAEDQPLIAMAAYAEAGALRPERLDIRREADFLLADNGAAPTAFDDAEAAAGKNPGAFSALALSMLQQKALAQRLRWALQERDQRRGVARVVALDKVLAGQEAALVRLEAAAQQAHGADAEAWRVLRRNLESDRLLALVERGRPGDAVALYETLSLAGIDLPFHGLAAAARAFAQERRSAEAVPLYEAAIAKGGADVPMPGEIHFGLVYAYLDTGRFEQAEALLKRLEESTPALTRLAPEPGRPNSQYTEVIGMRALMQLYTDRLALAQQSFTALTLDAPLNAGYALGASLTERLRERPEAGLARLEAQMADHPDDIGMRVGHVEALLGAGWFGEARQRAASLVADVPDSLQVRDMERKRDTLTGARLEVDAAASRGGAVIASSEWRIDSRLSSGLIADQWRVFYDQSLAQGSTEAGNAKRVRGGLGLRWQRGPWVAEGALQHAAAGPYRNGMAGRVDYRASDAWRLWAAYDGDSKELPWKARVAGTGAREMAGGVGHVVNEARRFNLQWQRLDFSDGNVRSGLGLGWTERWVSTPRVQAETRLEAGTGRGRVLDTPYFNPPRDASVRLAARAQWLTWKSDDRQFFQAIEVGGGNYHQRGFGSGPMWSLRYEHSWSLGQRLTLRYGLGIASHPYDGVRERQRSVFLNFSMPLQ
- a CDS encoding benzoate/H(+) symporter BenE family transporter, giving the protein MPSPPPASSSRWSDLAHPIVAGLISVIVNYGGTFILVFQAARVAGLSPELTASWVWSISIGVGVTGLVLSWRTREPIITAWSTPAAAFLVTALATTPYAEAVGAYLISAAAFVALGLSGWFDRLIRLIPPGVAAGLLAGILLQFGIQAFGGMGIDPVLAGLLIATYLVLKRLSARYAVVGILALGLLFLLMQDRVDLSGLSLRLAAPVFTMPAFSLNALLSVALPLFLITLTGQYMPGMLVLRNDGFKTSANPIVALTGLGSLLMAPFGSHAFNVAAITAAIATGREAHEDPSKRWIAGIAAGVSYILVGVFGVTLAAVFMALPATFITTLAGLALLGTIGGSLATALADVKTREASLITFLAAAANITLLGIGGAFWGLVVGLAAHAVLNGTLPRRGRPATAALAAEPAIVKRERNQANA
- the pgaB gene encoding poly-beta-1,6-N-acetyl-D-glucosamine N-deacetylase PgaB, with protein sequence MFAKNTFPFLRAAMPWLLIGLALCALSRLAPAQPLPPADPDDGVSFRVISFHDVRTGVRASFESSPDATAIDDRTLVEVFAWLQYSGYHPVSLQQIIDARAGGRPLPVRPVLLTFDDGYRSAYTKVFPLLKRYGYPALFALVTSWLEVPEGQPVHWGDKPAPRENFLLWREAAEMARSGLAEFASHSDAMHMGIQANPQGNMLAAAATHRYDPGTGRYEEDAAYLHRIETDLRRSREIIEARTGARVRATVWPYGAYNAMALRASERAGMPITFTLDDGPNTAAVPLARIRRALAVYDNAAPEYAQLLRSPAGGETRPVNRVMHVDLDYVYDPDPGQQERNLSALIERVAAVRPRSVFLQAYADPDGDGVADAMYFPNRHLPVRADLFGRAAWQLRSRVGVKVYAWMPVMAYRLPASHPLSAHTVMTRGGKAPADRYHRLTPFHPAVRTLIGDIYEDLGRYTFFDGLLFHDDAMLADDEDASPDALSAYARWGLPPDVGAIHSDPALRSRWTTAKTRHLIEFTQELLGRVGAWRPTLETARNLYARPVLEPEAEQWFAQNYEASLAAYDYVALMAMPRMERESDAQGWLARLARRAADTPRGLDGTVFELQARDWHTGKPVPNDELTRQWAQLQRAGVRHLGYYPDDFLGNHPSLDTVRRAISVRKLLPRALRSPAGAAATVPPQTGPAVPAQAGESR
- the pgaD gene encoding poly-beta-1,6-N-acetyl-D-glucosamine biosynthesis protein PgaD translates to MSHEPDDHSLPPAPHADVRPPSRRHSWGQPVGEEPIIDAARVSLQAFGAGRSPRRTLAIYLWLRVLRPALTLAIWFCAVWYAWPYVLNARSQPEVLHLLGLYAAVIAAILVSMLVVAPWRRRQHEREAPSTHEPSSLSALASYIDVPPARLSSWQRTRQLLVHHDHEGQLRDATDTTPGELEPEPPASRRGRR